In Quercus robur chromosome 11, dhQueRobu3.1, whole genome shotgun sequence, the following proteins share a genomic window:
- the LOC126706493 gene encoding probable magnesium transporter NIPA6: MGMSDNAKGLILAVASSVFIGTSFILKKKGLKRAGSTGTRAGVGGYTYLLEPLWWAGMVTMIVGEVANFVAYVYAPAVLVTPLGALSIIISAVLAHFLLKERLQKMGVVGCVSCIVGSVIIVIHAPQEHTPSSVQEIWILATQPAFLIYVVASLSIVLAFILDFEPRCGQTNILIYLGICSLMGSLTVVSIKAIGIAIKLTLEGVSQMAYPQTWFFFTVALICVITQLNYLNKALDTFDAAIVSPVYYVMFTTLTIIASAIMFKDWSGQTVSSIASEICGFITVLSGTIILHATREQEPRPALGTVTWYVSGDSVKSFEDEHLITIRNSEDLEQ, from the exons atgggaatGTCGGACAATGCGAAGGGGCTGATACTAGCGGTGGCGTCGAGTGTGTTCATTGGGACGAGCTTCATCTTGAAGAAGAAAGGTCTTAAACGAGCTGGTTCCACTGGTACTCGTGcag GAGTAGGAGGTTATACTTATTTGCTAGAGCCACTTTGGTGGGCAGGCATGGTGACAA TGATCGTTGGAGAGGTTGCAAACTTTGTGGCTTATGTCTATGCTCCAGCAGTTCTAGTAACCCCACTTGGTGCACTGAGTATAATTATCAG TGCTGTTTTGGCTCACTTCTTGTTGAAGGAACGCCTGCAGAAGATGGGTGTTGTAGGATGTGTATCCTGCATTGTGGGATCAGTTATAATTGTAATCCATGCACCTCAGGAGCACACTCCAAGTTCTGTACAAGAAATCTGGATCTTGGCGACACAACCAG CCTTTCTAATATATGTTGTAGCTTCACTTTCAATAGTGCTGGCCTTTATTTTGGACTTTGAACCTCGCTGTGGGCAGACAAATATACTAATCTACTTGGGAATTTGTTCTTTAATGGGTTCACTTAcg GTTGTAAGCATAAAGGCCATTGGAATTGCAATTAAGCTTACATTGGAGGGAGTAAGTCAAATGGCTTATCCTCAGACTTGGTTTTTTTTCACTGTAGCGCTCATCTGCGTCATTACACAATTAAATTACCTGAACAAG GCATTGGACACATTCGATGCAGCAATTGTTTCTCCAGTATATTATGTAATGTTCACAACTCTGACTATCATTGCTAGTGCCATAATGTTCAAG GATTGGTCAGGTCAGACTGTCAGCAGCATTGCCTCTGAGATATGTGGATTCATCACTGTGCTTTCAGGAACAATCATACTTCATGCAACCAGAGAACAGGAGCCACGTCCTGCTCTAG GGACTGTAACGTGGTATGTTAGTGGGGATTCAGTGAAGAGTTTTGAAGATGAACATTTGATCACTATACGTAATTCAGAAGATCTTGAACAATGA
- the LOC126707658 gene encoding eukaryotic translation initiation factor 4B3: protein MAATVSPWAKPGAWALDAEQHEEEELLQQQQQQQNSAIHAEPLADFPSLSAAAASAPAKSKKKKGQTLSLAEFSTYKPGQAQQKQSHQQPQGLTTEELLALPTGPRQRTEEEIERDRSRIGGGFKSYGLSNGDSGSRWGSSRVSDEGRRNRESNREPLGPSRADETDDWGAAKKTSIGSNGFDRRERGERGGERGGERERGGFFNSQSRADDSDNWGSSKAFAPTEGRRFSSERKVVGFASNGGADSSENWGRNKKEESVAAGGDRPRLNLQRRTLPVVNIEKQEGEEAESKVFVPVAAAPRSVNPFGEARPREDVLAEKGQDWKKIDEQLEAVKIKETAPEKLERRRSFGLGSGRAEDRTERTWRKPDSPLESRPQSAEKIENGENGENVENGVGEEN, encoded by the exons ATGGCGGCAACAGTGTCTCCATGGGCCAAACCAGGCGCGTGGGCTCTAGACGCCGAGCAACACGAAGAGGAAGAGCTTCTCCAACAGCAACAACAGCAGCAGAATTCCGCGATTCACGCCGAGCCGCTCGCGGATTTTCCTTCGCTTTCGGCGGCGGCGGCTTCGGCTCCGGCCAagtcgaagaagaagaagggtcaGACTCTGTCTTTGGCCGAGTTCAGTACTTACAAGCCGGGCCAAGCTCAGCAAAAGCAGTCTCATCAGCAGCCGCAGGGTTTAACGACTGAGGAGCTTTTGGCTCTCCCTACTGGACCGCGCCAGCGGACCGAGGAAGAAATCGAGCGCGATCGAAGCCGGATCGGCGGCGGGTTCAAATCTTATGGCTTGAGTAACGGGGACTCGGGTTCTCGCTGGGGGTCTTCTAGGGTTTCCGATGAGGGGAGGAGGAATCGGGAGTCGAATCGGGAGCCGTTGGGGCCGTCTCGGGCTGATGAGACCGACGATTGGGGCGCCGCGAAGAAAACTTCGATCGGAAGCAACGGGTTCGATCGgagggagagaggagagagagggggagagagaggaggagagagagagagagggggttTCTTCAATTCGCAGTCGAGGGCTGATGATTCGGACAATTGGGGGTCGAGCAAGGCGTTTGCGCCGACGGAGGGGCGGAGGTTTAGCTCGGAGAGGAAGGTGGTGGGGTTTGCTTCGAATGGCGGCGCGGATTCGTCGGAGAATTGGGGGAGGAACAAGAAGGAGGAGAGTGTGGCTGCTGGTGGCGATAGGCCGAGGCTGAATTTGCAGCGGAGGACTTTGCCTGTTGTGAATATTGAGAAGCAGGAGGGGGAGGAGGCGGAATCGAAGGTTTTTGTGCCAGTGGCGGCTGCGCCGCGTTCTGTGAATCCGTTTGGGGAGGCGAGGCCGAGGGAGGATGTGCTGGCGGAGAAAGGGCAGGATTGGAAGAAGATTGATGAGCAGCTGGAGGCTGTGAAGATTAAGGAGACTGCGCCGGAGAAGTTGGAGAGGAGGAGGTCGTTCGGGCTCGGGAGTGGTCGGGCTGAGGATAGGACTGAAAGGACTTGGAGGAAGCCGGATTCACCGTTGGAGAGTCGTCCCCAGAG TGCCGAGAAAATTGAGAATGGTGAGAATGGCGAGAATGTTGAGAATGGTGTTGGTGAAGAAAATTGA